From the Sphingomonas aliaeris genome, one window contains:
- a CDS encoding phosphoenolpyruvate carboxykinase, with amino-acid sequence MSDRIPTAGLESQGIETRANLHWNLVTARLIETAVAKGEGKLSADGPLVVETGAHTGRSAQDKFIVRDAETESVVWWGKSNKGMTPEHFAALKADFMAELKDKEDLYIQDLFGGSQPENRVRVRVVTELAWHNLFIRTMLVRPKESELRGFEAEYTIIDLPSFRADPEKHGCRSETVIAVNFTEKLILIGGTKYAGEMKKSVFGLLNYLLPVDGVMPMHCSANIGPNGDTAVFFGLSGTGKTTLSADASRTLIGDDEHGWSDTAVFNFEGGCYAKMIRLSADAEPEIFATTKRFGTVLENVVMDPVTRALDLEDNSLAENSRGAYPIDFIPNASDDNMGPVPRNIVMLTADAYGILPPISKLTPDQAMYHFLSGYTARVAGTEIGVTEPDATFSTCFGAPFMPRHPSIYGNLLKSRIAKGGVDCWLVNTGWTGGKYGVGSRMPIKATRALLNAALDGSLNDAEFRTDPNFGFKVPVSVPGVDSAILDPRETWANKAEYDATAAKLVDLFVENFAQFADHVDEGVRQAAPGSKAAQPA; translated from the coding sequence TTGAGCGACCGCATTCCCACTGCCGGACTGGAATCCCAGGGCATTGAAACCCGGGCAAATCTTCACTGGAACCTGGTGACGGCGCGATTGATCGAAACTGCGGTCGCAAAGGGCGAGGGGAAGCTGTCCGCCGATGGTCCGCTGGTCGTTGAAACGGGCGCTCACACGGGCCGCAGCGCGCAAGACAAGTTCATTGTGCGCGATGCCGAGACCGAATCGGTCGTATGGTGGGGCAAAAGCAACAAGGGCATGACCCCGGAGCATTTCGCCGCGCTGAAGGCCGACTTCATGGCCGAGCTGAAGGATAAGGAGGACCTGTACATACAGGACCTGTTCGGCGGGTCGCAGCCCGAGAACCGCGTTCGTGTCCGTGTCGTCACCGAACTAGCCTGGCACAACCTGTTCATCCGCACGATGCTGGTTCGCCCGAAGGAGTCCGAACTGCGCGGCTTCGAGGCCGAATATACGATCATCGATCTGCCGAGCTTCCGCGCGGACCCCGAGAAGCACGGATGCCGCAGCGAGACGGTCATCGCAGTCAACTTCACGGAAAAGCTGATACTGATCGGCGGGACGAAATATGCCGGCGAGATGAAAAAGAGCGTCTTCGGCCTGCTCAACTATCTGCTGCCGGTCGATGGCGTTATGCCGATGCACTGTTCCGCCAATATCGGCCCGAACGGAGATACTGCAGTATTCTTCGGCCTGTCGGGCACGGGCAAGACGACGCTCAGCGCCGATGCCAGTCGCACGCTGATCGGTGACGACGAACATGGCTGGTCCGACACCGCCGTTTTCAACTTTGAAGGCGGTTGCTACGCCAAGATGATCCGCCTGTCCGCCGACGCCGAACCTGAGATCTTCGCCACCACGAAGCGCTTCGGCACCGTGCTGGAAAACGTCGTGATGGACCCGGTCACTCGCGCTCTCGACCTCGAGGATAACAGTTTGGCGGAGAACAGCCGGGGTGCCTATCCGATCGACTTCATTCCGAATGCGTCCGACGACAATATGGGGCCGGTGCCGCGTAACATCGTCATGCTGACGGCCGACGCCTACGGCATCCTGCCCCCGATCTCGAAACTGACGCCCGACCAGGCGATGTACCACTTCCTGTCGGGCTATACCGCGCGCGTCGCGGGGACGGAGATCGGCGTGACCGAACCGGATGCGACCTTTTCTACCTGCTTCGGCGCGCCGTTCATGCCGCGTCACCCATCGATCTACGGCAATCTGCTGAAAAGCCGGATCGCCAAGGGCGGTGTCGATTGCTGGCTGGTCAATACCGGTTGGACCGGCGGGAAGTACGGCGTCGGCAGCCGCATGCCAATCAAGGCCACCCGCGCCTTGCTGAATGCCGCGCTCGACGGGTCGCTCAACGACGCCGAATTCCGCACGGATCCGAACTTCGGGTTCAAGGTGCCGGTCAGCGTCCCGGGCGTCGATAGCGCCATCCTGGATCCGCGTGAAACCTGGGCGAACAAGGCGGAATATGATGCGACCGCGGCAAAGCTTGTCGATCTGTTCGTAGAGAATTTCGCGCAGTTCGCCGACCATGTCGACGAAGGCGTCCGGCAGGCTGCCCCCGGCTCCAAAGCCGCGCAACCGGCGTAA
- a CDS encoding response regulator transcription factor, giving the protein MTATIALVDDDRNILTSVSIGLQAEGFVTRVYSDGETALKALIENPPDLAIFDIKMPRMDGLELLRRLREKQSTPVIFLTSKDDELDEALGLAMGADDYIAKPFSQRLLVARIRAILRRTELAQSGSAGDAEVAAGELARGRLAMDTARHRVTWGGVNVTLTVTEFLILETLAQRPGIVKTRNQLMDAAYQDDIYVDDRTIDSHIKRVRRKFRQIDPEFDAIETLYGAGYRFSEE; this is encoded by the coding sequence ATGACGGCAACGATCGCGCTCGTCGACGACGATCGCAACATCCTGACCTCGGTATCCATAGGCCTGCAGGCCGAGGGGTTCGTCACGCGGGTTTATTCCGATGGCGAGACGGCGTTGAAAGCGCTGATCGAAAACCCGCCGGATCTCGCCATTTTCGATATCAAGATGCCGCGTATGGACGGGCTGGAACTGCTCCGTCGGCTGCGTGAGAAGCAGTCCACCCCAGTCATCTTCCTGACATCCAAGGATGACGAACTGGACGAAGCGCTTGGCCTCGCAATGGGCGCGGACGATTATATCGCCAAACCTTTCAGCCAGCGCCTGCTCGTCGCGCGCATCCGTGCGATCCTGCGTCGTACCGAACTGGCACAATCGGGGTCGGCCGGTGACGCGGAGGTTGCCGCGGGCGAACTCGCGCGCGGGCGTCTGGCGATGGACACGGCGCGACATCGGGTCACTTGGGGCGGCGTGAACGTCACGCTGACCGTCACCGAATTCCTGATCCTGGAAACGCTTGCGCAGCGCCCCGGCATCGTCAAGACGCGCAACCAGTTGATGGACGCTGCCTATCAGGACGACATCTATGTCGACGACCGCACGATCGATAGCCATATCAAGCGCGTGCGACGGAAGTTCAGGCAGATCGATCCGGAATTCGACGCGATCGAAACGCTGTACGGCGCGGGATATCGATTTTCCGAGGAATGA
- the rapZ gene encoding RNase adapter RapZ, whose amino-acid sequence MAEPKDILLVTGLSGAGKSTVLRTLEDLGWEVVDNLPLLLLDRLLSAALPEGSDGDDQPLAIGIGARTRDFDPDRIVQRIKTLREQHGHDIGTLFLDCSGSELERRYSETRRRHPLALDRPASDGIARERELLAPLRGWANRLIDTTDLTANQLAQQVRETFSGERLGSPTLSITSFGFARGLPRNADLVFDMRFLRNPHWVADLRPGTGLDADVSAYIEEDTAYPAAMEQIESLLLLLLPRYKAEGKSYVTIAFGCTGGRHRSVHVAERVARRLRDAAFSPTVAHRDLAAAPQDSLEGAPADSTGSGTKLE is encoded by the coding sequence ATGGCCGAACCGAAGGATATCCTGCTGGTGACCGGCCTGTCCGGTGCCGGCAAATCCACCGTGTTGCGGACCCTGGAGGATCTGGGGTGGGAAGTGGTCGACAACCTCCCGCTTCTGCTGCTCGACCGGTTGCTGAGCGCAGCCCTGCCGGAAGGATCTGACGGTGACGATCAACCGCTCGCCATCGGTATCGGCGCCCGGACGCGAGACTTCGATCCCGATCGCATCGTGCAGCGGATCAAGACGCTGCGCGAGCAGCACGGGCACGATATCGGCACGTTGTTCCTCGATTGCTCGGGATCGGAACTCGAGCGGCGATATTCCGAGACACGGCGGCGGCATCCGCTCGCCCTGGATCGACCGGCAAGCGACGGGATCGCGCGCGAACGCGAATTGCTGGCGCCGTTGCGCGGATGGGCCAATCGGTTGATCGACACGACCGATCTCACCGCGAACCAGTTGGCGCAACAGGTCCGCGAGACGTTTTCCGGCGAGCGGCTGGGATCGCCGACCCTGTCGATCACCTCGTTCGGCTTTGCGCGCGGCCTGCCCCGGAACGCCGATCTGGTGTTCGACATGCGCTTCCTGCGTAATCCGCACTGGGTTGCCGACCTGCGCCCCGGAACCGGGCTGGATGCCGATGTCAGTGCCTATATCGAGGAGGATACCGCCTATCCTGCCGCGATGGAGCAGATCGAGTCGCTCCTGCTGCTGTTGCTCCCGCGCTACAAAGCGGAGGGAAAATCTTACGTCACGATCGCATTCGGATGTACCGGAGGGAGACACCGGTCGGTTCACGTCGCCGAACGGGTCGCGCGGCGGTTGCGCGACGCGGCATTTTCCCCCACGGTTGCACATCGTGATCTGGCCGCCGCGCCCCAGGATAGTCTGGAGGGCGCACCGGCAGACAGCACTGGCAGTGGAACGAAGTTGGAATGA
- a CDS encoding PTS sugar transporter subunit IIA, whose translation MIGLVLVTHGRLAEEFVTAMEHVVGKQERIATIAIGPEDDMEARRKDIADAIHDVDSGQGVILLTDLFGGTPSNLAISLMEKGRFEVIAGINLPMLIRLGSARSKMKVVDAVAAAREAGRKYITVASEVLGEAAA comes from the coding sequence ATGATCGGCCTGGTTCTGGTGACGCATGGACGCCTTGCCGAGGAGTTCGTGACCGCGATGGAGCATGTCGTGGGCAAGCAGGAGCGGATCGCGACGATCGCGATCGGCCCCGAAGACGACATGGAAGCGCGCCGCAAGGATATCGCCGACGCGATCCACGACGTGGATTCGGGGCAAGGCGTGATCCTGCTGACCGACCTGTTCGGCGGCACCCCGTCGAATCTCGCGATCTCGCTGATGGAAAAGGGCAGGTTCGAGGTGATCGCGGGAATCAACCTGCCGATGCTGATCCGGCTCGGTTCGGCACGCTCCAAGATGAAGGTCGTGGACGCGGTCGCCGCAGCGCGCGAGGCGGGGCGGAAATACATCACCGTCGCGTCCGAAGTGCTCGGCGAGGCGGCCGCCTGA
- a CDS encoding HPr family phosphocarrier protein → MAIQRTVLITNKRGLHARASAKFVTLASTQPTEVTVEKDGAGSVTGTSIMGLMMLGAAMGDSIVISADGDGAEAAVGALCELVEAKFGED, encoded by the coding sequence ATGGCCATTCAGCGCACTGTCCTGATCACTAACAAGCGCGGACTTCACGCCCGTGCGAGCGCGAAGTTCGTCACGCTCGCATCGACCCAGCCGACCGAAGTGACGGTCGAGAAGGACGGCGCGGGATCGGTGACCGGCACGTCGATCATGGGCCTGATGATGCTCGGCGCGGCGATGGGGGACTCGATCGTCATCTCCGCCGACGGAGACGGCGCGGAAGCAGCGGTCGGCGCGCTGTGCGAACTGGTCGAGGCGAAGTTCGGGGAAGATTGA
- a CDS encoding TrmH family RNA methyltransferase: MPREITAYSNPLIKRIRSLREKKHRREEGLFLAEGLRILTEARENGRIPEYLFYSREGAGHPLVRTLIFDVEDSGGQAIETVPDILSKLSGKDNPQAVVGVFAEFAGALGVLDRTSADIWLVAERLRDPGNLGTILRTGDAVGAGGLILIGECVDPFSVEAVRASMGALFTVPVVMAEWSEFLPWLRSGPGQLVGLSLDTENDYRAAKYDAPTFLLTGNEAQGMPAEMAAECDLLVKIPMLGKADSLNAAVATAVMAYEVLAQRRG; the protein is encoded by the coding sequence ATGCCCCGCGAAATCACCGCTTATTCCAACCCGCTGATCAAGCGCATCCGATCGCTGCGCGAGAAGAAACACCGTCGCGAGGAAGGGCTGTTCCTGGCCGAAGGGCTGCGCATCCTGACCGAGGCGCGCGAGAACGGGCGCATTCCCGAATATCTGTTCTATTCGCGTGAAGGCGCCGGGCATCCGTTGGTCCGCACGTTGATCTTCGATGTCGAGGATAGCGGTGGGCAGGCGATCGAGACGGTGCCGGATATCCTGTCCAAACTGTCGGGCAAGGACAATCCGCAGGCGGTGGTCGGCGTGTTCGCGGAGTTTGCCGGGGCGCTGGGCGTGCTGGACCGAACGTCCGCCGACATCTGGCTGGTGGCGGAACGGCTGCGCGATCCGGGTAATCTGGGCACGATCCTGCGCACGGGTGACGCGGTCGGCGCGGGTGGGCTGATCCTGATCGGTGAATGCGTCGATCCGTTCTCGGTCGAGGCGGTGCGGGCGAGCATGGGGGCGTTGTTCACGGTGCCGGTCGTCATGGCCGAGTGGAGCGAGTTCCTGCCGTGGCTGCGGTCCGGTCCGGGCCAGCTGGTCGGGCTGAGCCTCGACACCGAGAACGACTATCGCGCCGCCAAATACGATGCCCCGACATTTCTGCTGACGGGGAACGAGGCGCAGGGGATGCCCGCCGAGATGGCCGCGGAATGCGATCTGCTGGTCAAGATCCCGATGCTGGGCAAGGCGGACAGCCTGAATGCCGCGGTGGCGACGGCAGTGATGGCGTATGAGGTGCTGGCCCAGCGCCGGGGGTGA
- a CDS encoding AAA family ATPase, protein MARPRRLRLSPPYLKRVWLEAGPDFDASQYPFCLPMFRDGYFELKFEAPITIIVGENGIGKSTLLEGLAVLAGFDEGGGGPGYRAVDHSRAVETGGGVLANALKASWLPRIAQGWFFRAESFFSVARYLDEMQSDCANFLSHSHGEGFMRFFEERCERPGIFIFDEPESALSPNRQFDFLRMLSRIRAQDRSQVIIATHSPILMAMPGAVLLRMRPHGLEQVALEDTEHFQITREFMRSPHEFVSMMLDA, encoded by the coding sequence ATGGCCCGCCCGCGTCGGCTGCGTCTCTCGCCACCATACCTCAAGCGGGTCTGGCTGGAGGCCGGTCCGGACTTCGACGCGTCGCAATATCCCTTTTGCCTGCCCATGTTCCGGGACGGCTATTTCGAGCTGAAGTTCGAAGCGCCGATCACGATCATCGTCGGCGAGAATGGTATCGGGAAATCGACCCTGTTGGAGGGACTGGCGGTATTGGCCGGATTCGACGAAGGCGGCGGTGGACCGGGCTACCGCGCCGTGGACCATTCGCGTGCCGTGGAGACCGGCGGCGGGGTGCTGGCGAACGCGTTGAAGGCGAGCTGGCTCCCCCGGATCGCGCAAGGCTGGTTCTTCCGGGCGGAAAGCTTCTTCTCGGTGGCGCGGTATCTGGATGAGATGCAAAGCGATTGCGCCAATTTCCTGTCGCACTCGCACGGCGAAGGATTCATGCGGTTCTTCGAGGAGCGCTGCGAGAGACCGGGCATATTCATTTTCGACGAACCTGAATCCGCGCTGTCGCCAAATCGACAGTTCGATTTCCTCCGCATGTTATCGCGTATCCGGGCGCAGGATCGCAGCCAGGTCATCATCGCCACGCATTCGCCCATCCTGATGGCGATGCCGGGCGCGGTGCTGCTCAGGATGCGCCCTCACGGCCTCGAACAGGTCGCGCTGGAAGATACCGAACACTTTCAGATCACGAGGGAATTCATGCGATCGCCGCACGAATTCGTATCGATGATGCTGGATGCCTGA
- the rmuC gene encoding DNA recombination protein RmuC codes for MEILLAAIIALILGLAVGWLFGNRNIVHARAERDARTDELKRAIVDLASAEERARGVADLREELEAIREERDMARTRLATLTAQAEAFEARMIEQRDVHNARMIELREAKDMMTSQFSELAGKILTDAQTNFLKRADERFKQSEETAGQNLKSMLQPVSDRLLKYEEAVSKVENERKGAFSELKGQIEQMRIGQEKVSSEAAKLVNSLRNAPKSRGRWGEQQLKNVLESCGLSEHTDFQTEVSVSGGDEGGRLRPDAIVTVPGGRSLVIDAKVSLNAYQDAFGAVDEAERAKGLTLHAASMKAHINGLGNKAYWSQFADAPDYVIMFVPGEHFLSAALEQEPGLWDFAFEKRVLLATPTNLIAIARTVSAVWRQERLAKEARQIGELGKELYDRLAKAAGDLRKVGGGLTSAVNNYNAFVSSFESRTLVTARKLKDLNIEPGAREIETMQPVEALARYGDAPALSDDRPEAGGKSDAEPATA; via the coding sequence ATGGAGATTTTGCTCGCCGCGATCATCGCGCTGATCCTCGGTCTGGCGGTCGGCTGGCTGTTCGGAAACCGCAATATCGTCCATGCTCGAGCGGAGCGGGATGCGCGGACGGACGAACTGAAACGTGCGATCGTCGATCTCGCTTCGGCGGAGGAACGCGCGCGGGGCGTCGCCGATCTGCGCGAGGAACTGGAGGCGATCCGCGAGGAACGCGACATGGCACGCACGCGGCTCGCGACGCTGACGGCGCAGGCCGAGGCGTTCGAGGCGCGGATGATCGAACAGCGCGACGTTCACAATGCGCGGATGATCGAATTGCGCGAGGCGAAGGACATGATGACGTCGCAGTTCAGCGAGCTCGCCGGCAAGATCCTGACCGACGCGCAGACCAATTTCCTGAAACGCGCGGACGAACGCTTCAAACAGTCCGAGGAAACCGCCGGGCAGAATTTGAAATCGATGCTCCAGCCGGTCAGCGATCGCTTGCTGAAATATGAGGAAGCGGTCTCGAAGGTCGAGAACGAGCGCAAGGGCGCCTTCAGCGAATTGAAGGGCCAGATCGAACAGATGCGGATCGGCCAGGAAAAGGTTTCGAGCGAGGCGGCCAAGCTGGTCAACTCGCTGCGCAACGCCCCGAAATCGCGCGGACGTTGGGGCGAGCAGCAGTTGAAGAACGTGCTCGAAAGCTGCGGCCTGTCCGAACATACGGATTTCCAGACCGAGGTCAGCGTCTCGGGCGGGGACGAGGGCGGGCGGCTACGGCCCGACGCGATCGTCACAGTGCCGGGCGGCCGCAGCCTCGTGATCGACGCCAAGGTGTCGCTCAACGCCTATCAGGACGCGTTCGGCGCGGTCGACGAAGCGGAACGCGCCAAGGGCCTGACGCTGCACGCCGCATCAATGAAGGCGCATATCAATGGCTTGGGCAACAAGGCGTATTGGAGCCAGTTCGCCGATGCGCCGGATTACGTCATCATGTTCGTCCCCGGCGAACATTTCCTGTCGGCGGCATTGGAGCAGGAACCCGGCCTGTGGGACTTCGCGTTCGAAAAGCGAGTCCTGCTGGCGACCCCGACCAATCTCATCGCGATCGCGCGCACCGTCTCGGCCGTCTGGCGTCAGGAACGGCTCGCGAAGGAAGCGCGGCAGATCGGCGAACTGGGCAAGGAATTGTACGACCGCTTGGCGAAGGCGGCGGGCGATCTGCGCAAGGTCGGCGGTGGGCTGACCAGCGCGGTCAACAATTACAACGCCTTCGTCTCCAGCTTCGAAAGCCGCACGCTCGTCACCGCGCGCAAGCTGAAGGACCTCAACATAGAACCCGGCGCGCGGGAGATCGAGACGATGCAGCCGGTCGAGGCACTCGCCCGCTACGGCGATGCGCCCGCCTTGTCGGATGACCGTCCGGAGGCTGGCGGCAAGAGCGACGCCGAGCCGGCAACGGCGTAG
- a CDS encoding formate--tetrahydrofolate ligase yields MQSDIEISRAATLRPIGQIAAALSIPDAAVEPYGHFKAKIDLSRVPATGKQGKLILVTAINPTPAGEGKSTTSVGLSDALNRIGRQTVLCLREPSLGPCFGTKGGAAGGGYAQVAPMEDINLHFTGDFHATTSAHNLLAAMIDNHVHWGNALDIDVRRIVWRRVLDMNDRALRDIAQSLGGPANGYPRESGFDITVASEVMAILCLATDLHDLEARLGRIVVAYTRDRRPVTARDLKADGAMAVLLAQAIKPNLVQTLEGNPAFVHGGPFANIAHGCNSVIATRTALALGDYVVTEAGFGADLGAEKFFDIKCRQSGLKPSAAVIVATVRALKMNGGVAKADLGAEDVAAVRRGGVNLARHIENVRMFGVPVIVAINRFDGDSAAEIAAIGEIAMALGSEAVLCTHWADGGAGAVALAEKVADLCDHATPQFAPIYDDGLSLFEKINTVATRIYRAEEAIADPGVHAQLKRWEDAGYGALPVCMAKTQYSFSTDPAKLGAPTGHVVPVREVRLSAGAGFVVAICGEIMTMPGLPRVPAAEAIRFGADGEIEGLF; encoded by the coding sequence ATGCAGTCAGACATCGAAATATCACGCGCCGCCACGTTGCGGCCGATCGGCCAAATCGCGGCGGCGCTCAGCATCCCCGATGCAGCGGTCGAGCCGTACGGGCATTTCAAGGCGAAGATCGATCTGTCGCGCGTGCCGGCGACCGGCAAGCAGGGCAAGCTGATCCTGGTCACCGCGATCAACCCGACCCCCGCCGGCGAAGGCAAGTCGACCACGTCGGTCGGGCTGTCCGACGCGCTGAACCGGATCGGACGGCAGACCGTGCTGTGCCTGCGCGAGCCCTCGCTCGGCCCATGTTTCGGGACGAAGGGCGGCGCGGCGGGCGGCGGATATGCGCAGGTCGCGCCGATGGAAGACATCAACCTGCACTTCACCGGCGATTTCCACGCGACCACATCGGCGCACAACCTGCTTGCGGCGATGATCGACAATCACGTCCATTGGGGCAATGCGCTGGACATCGACGTACGGCGGATCGTGTGGCGGCGCGTGCTCGACATGAACGACCGCGCGCTGCGGGACATCGCTCAGTCGCTGGGCGGCCCGGCGAACGGCTATCCGCGCGAGAGCGGGTTCGACATCACCGTCGCGTCGGAAGTGATGGCGATCCTGTGCCTGGCCACCGACCTGCACGATCTGGAGGCACGGCTGGGCCGGATCGTCGTCGCCTATACGCGGGACCGCCGCCCGGTCACCGCACGCGACCTGAAGGCGGATGGAGCGATGGCGGTGCTGCTGGCGCAGGCGATCAAGCCGAACCTCGTACAGACATTGGAGGGCAATCCGGCGTTCGTGCATGGCGGGCCGTTCGCCAATATCGCGCATGGCTGCAATTCGGTGATCGCGACGCGCACCGCGCTGGCGCTGGGCGACTATGTCGTGACCGAAGCGGGGTTCGGGGCGGATCTGGGCGCGGAGAAGTTTTTCGACATCAAATGCCGCCAGTCGGGCTTGAAGCCGTCCGCGGCGGTGATCGTCGCGACGGTTCGCGCACTGAAGATGAATGGCGGAGTGGCCAAGGCCGATTTGGGCGCGGAGGATGTGGCGGCGGTGCGGCGCGGTGGCGTCAACCTGGCGCGGCATATCGAGAATGTGCGGATGTTCGGCGTGCCGGTCATCGTTGCGATCAACCGTTTCGACGGCGATAGCGCGGCCGAAATTGCCGCCATTGGCGAGATTGCGATGGCCCTTGGCTCCGAAGCGGTGTTGTGCACGCACTGGGCGGACGGTGGCGCGGGTGCCGTCGCGCTGGCGGAGAAGGTGGCCGACTTGTGCGACCACGCGACGCCGCAATTCGCGCCGATCTATGATGACGGCCTGTCGCTGTTCGAGAAGATCAACACGGTCGCGACGCGCATCTATCGCGCGGAGGAAGCGATCGCCGATCCGGGCGTGCATGCGCAACTAAAGCGGTGGGAGGATGCGGGTTATGGCGCCCTGCCCGTCTGCATGGCGAAGACGCAGTACAGCTTTTCGACCGATCCGGCGAAGCTGGGCGCGCCGACCGGGCATGTCGTGCCGGTGCGCGAGGTGCGGCTGTCCGCTGGCGCCGGCTTCGTCGTCGCGATCTGCGGCGAGATCATGACGATGCCCGGATTGCCACGCGTACCCGCGGCGGAGGCGATCCGGTTCGGAGCGGACGGTGAGATCGAAGGGCTGTTCTAA
- a CDS encoding DUF2062 domain-containing protein codes for MPTRESLEGNRYLKPVAHRVLAPELWRFTRRSVPRGVALGMVTGILFPVAQIVLSAIFALPFRANIPTAAATTFITNPLTTPPLWVAAYWIGKTVLRVDQAVPGDPIAKTVEANTDWLHWLWAGALPATIVGLIVVTVVFSVLGYALTAFGWRLWIAHKWRNRHSRAEPQG; via the coding sequence ATGCCGACGCGCGAAAGCCTGGAGGGCAATCGCTATCTGAAGCCGGTCGCACACCGCGTACTGGCGCCCGAATTGTGGCGCTTCACCCGCCGTTCCGTTCCACGCGGCGTGGCGCTGGGCATGGTGACCGGCATCCTGTTCCCGGTCGCGCAGATCGTGCTGTCGGCGATCTTCGCGCTACCGTTCCGCGCCAACATCCCGACCGCCGCGGCGACGACCTTCATCACCAATCCGCTGACGACGCCGCCTTTGTGGGTCGCCGCCTACTGGATCGGCAAGACCGTGCTGCGCGTCGATCAGGCGGTGCCGGGCGACCCGATCGCGAAGACGGTCGAGGCGAATACCGACTGGCTGCACTGGCTGTGGGCCGGCGCATTGCCCGCCACGATCGTCGGCCTGATCGTGGTGACGGTGGTGTTCTCCGTCCTTGGCTATGCGCTGACCGCATTCGGATGGCGGCTGTGGATCGCGCACAAATGGCGCAACCGTCACAGCCGGGCCGAGCCGCAGGGCTGA
- the smpB gene encoding SsrA-binding protein SmpB: MARPKPATFEKTKVVAENRRAKFDYFIEQVFEAGIALMGTEVKSLRFGQGSIVESYAEVADGQVVLINSNIPEFSHGNRFNHEPKRPRKLLLHEREIKKMHGAVARDGMTLVPLSIYFNPSGKAKVELALAKGKKAHDKRDTIKERDWKREQGRIMRDRG, from the coding sequence ATGGCCAGACCCAAACCCGCTACATTCGAAAAGACCAAGGTCGTCGCCGAGAACCGGCGCGCGAAGTTCGATTACTTTATCGAGCAGGTGTTCGAGGCGGGGATCGCCTTGATGGGCACCGAAGTGAAGAGCCTTCGCTTCGGCCAGGGTTCGATCGTCGAAAGCTATGCCGAGGTCGCGGACGGCCAGGTCGTCCTGATCAATTCGAACATTCCCGAATTCAGCCACGGCAACCGCTTCAACCACGAACCGAAGCGCCCGCGCAAACTGCTGCTGCACGAACGCGAGATCAAGAAGATGCACGGCGCGGTCGCACGCGACGGCATGACGCTGGTGCCGCTGTCGATCTACTTCAACCCGTCGGGCAAGGCGAAGGTCGAACTCGCGCTCGCCAAGGGCAAGAAGGCGCACGACAAGCGCGATACGATCAAGGAACGCGACTGGAAACGCGAGCAGGGGAGGATCATGCGTGATCGCGGGTGA